From the genome of Medicago truncatula cultivar Jemalong A17 chromosome 2, MtrunA17r5.0-ANR, whole genome shotgun sequence:
TAACACGACATCATCTTATTCATTAAACTTCTTTTGCTATTAACGTTCAACATATTTATTTTCCCATATATTTGTTTGTGGAAGACCATATTGCTACTCAATGTTCCACAAATTTATGAAGAAATTATCGGATTTATACATTAAAGTATATCTCAGCTTTATCAACTTTAACACCTTCCAGTTTGTCTACTAAATATATCTCAGGTATATATATTTGTCtactaaatatcatttttgtgcatttatctatttattttatttttaaactgaACCTCCACTAGATAGAACTAGAAAATTAAGTGTAGAACATAGTGGCTAGATCTGTGGTTTTTTAGAATATACCTTTAACATATAACTTATGAATTAATTTGGTCATTTCATTTACATGTTTGAGATTTCCTGTGGGGTGAAAAAGTTTTGAGTGGTGCGTGGAAATGCTTGATTAAGTTTGATGAATATCATAATTAGTGCAGCTCCAtccatattattatttttattattcaatttttctctttgatttgtatttttttgtttgtttctgagCATCGATTTCTctctattattaattaatttttatttgatttcttaaagaaaaatcagTGTTATTATGTTAAAAAGAGATGCTTGATATGTGCATATTTTCCCAAGTGTTGAATATtactgcaaaaaaataaaataaagaactaCCTCACCAATACACTGTAGTCAGCCAATCGTTCATGTTTGCAATAATTTATCTATTAATCTACAACTTTTGAACTGTAACTATATATAAGAGATCAATTCTCTAACTTCCTCCTCTATTTAGGAGTCCTTCAGTGGGTCTATATTTTCCTTCACTTGACAAGAAGtgcttttcttttttactaataaaaaactaaagttATTATAGACAAATTAGCATTTATAAGTTCCTTTCATATTGGAACagtaaaacttgaccaaaaaaacaaaaagaataatatattatttttgagcGTGTGAATAAACGCTAACTTTAACATTTAccaaaaaatttgtcaaaaaaaaaaaaaaacatttgaccaaaaattatctttcaaaaataaacttTCTCTCTTTGGCtgatatataattttaacatgTGAATGATTGCTAAAATTTTAATTGCGGTAATaagttcttttaattttgtacgttaaaaattttggtttatttccttcaaaattagaactttttttacttataaatagtGATTGGTTGAAGTATATTATTAACAATCGATCCTGCACAATTATTTTGCTTTGTTGATACTTACTATTTTATGTACATGTAATGTGATCCTTTTTTAGAAATGGTCTTTCCAGGAATGTGGAATACCTTGCTTCATGGGTAGTCGAAATGGCCATGCTCCCATATTCCTTTGAGAAAGAAGTGCAGAAATGCTTGCGGAATGCACACTACTTCAAAGACCGCCTTATCGAGGCTGGGATTGGTGCAATGCTTAATGAGCTTAGCAGCACGGTTGTATTTGAGCGACCACATGATGAAGAATTTATACGCAAGTGGCAGTTAGCATGCAAGGGGAACATCGCTCATGTGGTGGTGATGCCAAACGTCACTATTGAGAagcttgatgattttctaaacgAGCTTGTGCAGAAGCGTGCTACCTGGTTTGAATATGGTACATTTCAACCGTATTGCATAGCATCAGATGTAGGTGAAAACAGTTGCCTAGCCTATGTGCTCATCATAAGTAATTGGAGCATCTAATTGAACCTAGAGTTTACAACGGTAGTTGTTTGTTTCGagttttttataatatcatATGAATTGTATTTTCTAAACTATCATatgttaaatatcaaaatggAACGAGTTTTTTCTTTTCGGTACAAAAAATGGATCGAGCTTAATCTCACTAATCAATTAGTTTGTTGTTCTATTTAATCATATGTTAGGATACTCATTTAAATACATTCATGAAAAATAAATCTTTAAATAaactaacaaatcaaactaaacgTTCAAAAAGGTCACACTtatgtttaaaaattaacatgtcCGGCTAAGCCTAGAACTTGAAATTTTCAACCAAATCAGCTTTACAAAGTCTAGCTCGatctgcaattttttttattaatcaatcaGCTTTCCATAAGCAGATGCTTATCGTAGCTGTCATTCATATTAAGCAAACGAAACTTGCTGCTATGGTCTAATAGTATTTATACTCATGGAGTTAAAGGTCCAGGGGTGGATACTTTTAAAAAAGTTCTATAACCATAGTGTGTTGAGAATCTCAACAAAATCACCATTTCTTGGGCCTCAATTTAGTCcgggagtggttatggtgcataaggaaatccttatgcaccgtgcataaattccaacataattgcttcctacacccccaaAATGagcaaaaaccatttttgttcaaaataaaagaaatctgatggttgtgatgtgTTTATGTACGGTGCATAAGAAAataacttatgcaccataacttttgccatTTAGTCCTTCTGTAAAAGTTTTGATGTAATATATAtaggttatgttttttttcagAGAATATAGGTTATGTTTTTATTGGTGTACTTCTTGTATTTACTCCATATTTGCACATCTGTTTCATGTGGGTCTAGGCAATTCAATAAAATCCATTCTTTACTTTGCAAAAAAATTGATACGACagaaaatgaataataaaaacTCTCTTTTAGCGATATTCCTTTCACATGCTTTGCACTTATTTAACTTTagctttattaaaaaagaagttaataaaagaaaaaaaaatcattaaaaaatattgaaccaTATGAGGTATtcaatttgaaaagaaagattAGTCGGTATAAAGAGATAAATTACCATCCAAATTAAAACCAAAGTATGAACGCATTAGATTccaaattaaaagttattaaagtGTATAAGTTGAGTTTTCACGCGTGGCATCCACTAATTTAATTCTATAAATACCTTTATCCAAAGGCGTGTGTCTTCCACACTTACTTCAATATCCAATATTCACAACTCATATAGTTTCATTTCACATATTTAGATCTATGGCAGAAATTCAGCACCACCATGCAGCTACACTAGCACGTAGTGAATCAAAAGTGTACAACATGGATGTTgaaaaaaaaggagaagaagaaaatgatgaaaaagatTATACACAAAGAGCACAATGGCTTAGGGCAGCTGTTTTAGGTGCTAATGATGGTTTACTCTCAACAGCATCCCTAATGATGGGTGTTGGTGCCGTTACAAAAGATGTTAAGACAATGATTCTAACTGGAATTGCTGGTCTTGTAGCTGGTGCATGTAGCATGGCAATTGGTGAATTTGTGTCTGTCTATTCACAATATGATATTGAATTTGCACAAATGAAAAGACAAGGAAACATTTCTCAAAAAGATAAATTGCCTAACCCTTATTATGCTGCTTTTGCTTCGGCCATCGCTTTTGCGGTCGGCGCCTTTGTGCCGCTACTCGGCGCGGCGTTTGTGAAAGATTATAAGGTGAGGTTGGGAGTAGTGGTTGGTGTTGTTAGCCTTGCTTTGTTTGGCTTTGGATTGTTGAGTGCTGTTCTTGGGAAAGCACCCTTGGTGAAGTCTTCTTTGAGGGTTTTGATTGGTGGATGGCTTGCTATGTCTCTTACTTTTGGTTTAACTAAGCTTGTAAACCATGTTGTAGTTTGATCATTTTGATCAACTTTAAATCTTTCTTTCCATGGTActtaatttgtaattttattccACGTACATCTTCCTTTTGTTATAAGATAAGTTTAGTTTGATGATATGaacatttcttatttttgttaattagatCTAAAGTTTGATGTATCCTTTATGGTCTCAAGATTTCATTTTGAATAGTTAAAGGTATAATTTCATGAATTAATAGTCTTCCAAtttactaaattattttattttgttcccAACTTAGTTCAGTTAGAAAATTGGTCTTTTTTTAGTATAACTAAATTATAAGATAATTACTTTTACTATTAAATTTCTGATTTATATATTCCTTTCGATTCTAATACATAAGAGAAAGTTGTGTCAACAAAATTAGTTGATGTATCTGATTCAAAATTTAGATCAATTCTAACGAGGCTAGAGGATGTTTAAAACCATagatatttcaaatttaattcctatacaaaatttattcattttaagtgTCCACTTTAGAGGTCTTGGATTTGAATTTATCCTAAAAAATATAGTGTTAAATCTCTTGAGGGAGAGTTTAGCCATCAATTATGGTATTTTCTAACTCGAGATAGTCATTACAGTTGCACGAAGATGATAACTGATTTAATTTACCCTAAAGAAATTATCTACCAAAtacattgataaaaataatattccTGATAATAAtgtttaggcttaaatgcaattttgccCCCCCCTATTTTGACTGTATCGGGATTTcacccccctattttaaaactcgaaATTTTACCCCCCAGTTTAATGATTTTTCGGAATTTTggcccccctattttaaaaatcggaattttacccctccaatttaaattttttcaggAGTTGGCTGACATggcttaaataatattaaaaaaatatccacctatttaaaatattctaaattaaaaaaaaaagataaaaaatgtaacttaaaataataataataataattttccgtatatttccttcaaaatatcattttccttatatttgTGTACAAAAATCCTTTCCAACCCTTTCTTCCTttttaaatggatttttttttcttttattctagTTTTTTCCCTACATTTTATCTCTATTTTCTAgtatttttcagtttttttttgtgcattttatggtatttttttttaatgttttttcgtttttaaaaaaataataattttgtaattaaaaaatatttaattttaataattaattatgtggataataagttaatattttaaaatccatATGATCATCCACATCGGCCAAAATGCATTTTAATGTGTTGGGGAggcaaaattccaaaaaaaaaaacattaaattgggGGGGAGGGGGGGTAATATTCCGAATTTAAAAATAAGGGAGGTAAAATCCAGATTCAGTCAAAATAGGAGGGCAAAACTGCACTTAAGCCTAATGTTTAAAGGTATATAATAATTCCTGAATTGTGATTTTAAACTTTGAAACAAACACATccttaatatttattttaaatatatcaaatctAGACTTTGCAAAAATCATGGGAGATTCGCACAAACACAATCTATTCCACCTTTATATAGGAGACAAAGCCACAAAGGGAGTAATTCTTTTCACATCATACATGAATGCATATATTTATTTCAAGTAAAAAATCGTAAATGCAACTGACTTTATTGAACTATATTTAGCTAGTCAGTACAAATATTGTGTAACATAAAGTAGAAACCCTCTCAAAATATATAAAGTAAAAAGGCTaaatatatgattttggtccatgtaaatatgtctcgttttggttttagtctttgtatatttttttgttgtttttggtccctgcaaaatatattgtttttgaaaatagttcctctagggactattttcaaaattaaaatattttgcaaagacctttttaaaaatcaaaagattttgcagggactatttttctaataaatgagttcagtcatcatgtgccacatgtgcaaatcatcacaaaagtggagtcagggatcaaaaccaaaacaagacatatttgcagtgacaaaaaacaactaaaaaaaattacagggactaaaaccaaaacgaaacatatttgcaggaatcaaaaccatattttaaccaaGTAAAAAATACTCTcaaacaaagattaaaaatattcatgaaATATAATACGTATTACGATGGAATATTAAAACTATACAACTCTCTTTTTTctataaaagtgaaaattacaACGAATGTGAGAAAAAGACATCCTTCATcccctcaaaaaagaaaaaaaggtatACTTCTTTTTTTCGGTTACGAGTTAGATATAGGTTGGCTAACTTGTGAGCACACACTGTGGTCTTGTCTTTGACAATCAAAGTTAGGCACTAAAACAAACCTTACATCatacataaataattatttattttataagatttcCCTTCAATTATTgtgattcatatttttttttcactgaATAAATTATTGTCCTaagttttaaataattaattttttcctaaaaaaaaaattaattttttgtaaaaaaaataaataaaatttgtaaatCAACACTTGTTGGATTAGGGATCGGAACTTTTATAATAGGAGAGACAACGCTAAAAGCTGCGTCAAACAAAATGGCCAAACATGAGAAAATATGTTCTGACAATAAACATgtttttatacctttttttttttgaagaagtatttttataccatttttttttacatttttggtttCCTAGTACCAAGGTTATAGACTTCTACGTAGAGTTCAAAGGGTCATGCATAGTAATATCATGTTTCCTGTGTCTATGAATGTTTTGTTTATGAGAATTGGTTTTACAATCCAAAAAGGTCTAAAGGTGcagtttgttgtttgtttacCTCCATTCATGTGaaagtaattatatatatatatatatatatatatatatatatatatatatatatatatatagagtcaggatccgttgacaccaggtgtcaacgaattcgttgacaccaaatctcaaccatcaattttttttaatcaaaaggcTTGTAATTAATCCATATTTCTATATTGTGCATATCCATTTTCTCAACCgcataatataattttgttcaaCCATTGAAAAACATGAACTCATGACTCATGATACTCCTTATTCTCTCTTCTTGAATTCTATTTTTACTATCTGCCACACGCAcactaataatatttttgtctGCATCTTCTTCCCTCTTGACTGATTCCTCTATCAATCATAGCTGATTAAGTCAATTTATGCCAAATTTATGAAAACGATTGCAATTGAATAGCAATGAATTTAAGATTCTTGGGGTATTTTGGAtgggttttatttaatttatttgtatgATTTTAGGTTTGACAATTGTGTTTGATCTAAATTTTACTCAGTTTATTGATAAATCACAAATTTGAATCGTAGTTTGGTGGAATAAATTATAATTGTCCCTTAGTATTTCAATGCTCAAATTTGAACctgtaaaaaatattgaaatggagaagatgaTGTGAATTTGATTTGGGATAAGAGAACCGATAGCAAAGAGGGAAAAATCTGAGcagtaataatattaataacaataactaaaatgagaaagatgaaattgaaaggGCGAGCGAGAATCCAATAAAGTGATGACAACGTGAGATTTAGTTAAGTAAATATGAGccttttgattaaataaaattgatggttgagatttggtgtcaacgaatccgttgacacctggtgtcaacggatcctaactcatatatatatatatatatatatatatatatatatatatatatatatatatatgggcaATGCTACAACACATCCACCAATTTTGgtgaaggtgtgttttagcattGAACACCTTCTTTATTTGGACAAAACACTCCAACTTTCCTTTATTAAAATAAGTGAAACTAAAGGGCAAATATGTAAaacacaatttataattaatatttttttattctagcTCTTCTTTCCCTTCTcgtaagaacaaaaaaaatctttcctCCCTAATCAAAGACATTATGCAGGTGCCGGGAGAGAAAAATTGGGGTTTCTAACCCATAGATATTGGCGATGTGTTCaatgctaaaacacaccttcatCAAAATTGGTGGATGTAGGGATTTGATAGAACACACTCACTAGTTTTTATacgggagtgttttagcaaattataactaaaaagttaataaataaaccttaaggtgtatgttgctataacacaccttctaaaaaaacaagtgagtgtgttctagcaaatcgcTAGAATAcaaccacttattttttaggagtattttagcaagtgaataactaaaaaagAGAGAGACTAGCAAATTCTATAGACATTTGtaagaatacacccacttatatATATTAACATTAATACATCACATTTAATAATTAAGAGGaacaatttaagaaaaaaagagagactAATAATAGGAGAGGTGGAAATATATTCTATCCGGTGGTGGACAAGGAACCTATATTCTTCTTTAGTGTTCTTTAGTGAGCTCACAATAAAGCcattaatttttaacattttcttttttaaagcaACAATGCTAACTTTTAAGCTAGGTAGGTTAGTGCGTATAAAGTATAAACTGCTCAATATCTATTTTTGCTTCATCAATGTCGGCTAGCTAATAGcttatgtatatttatttatgctaATAAGATATGTCTCAAAAACTCAATCTTAATTAAAGTGGAAGAGTAGTGAAATGATTGATTTCTTACTATAAAAAGagaataattcaaagagaaatgatatttgtagaaccattttgctataattttttgacaattttctctctcatacttatatgatgttattatcccctctcttcttttttctttcttcattgtttttgaccaatcaaaagagAGGAAAATAAAGTTGTCTAATTCAAAACTTTGGTTAAAATTTCTActtaatttttctattatacATGTACTAGTATCTTGGATGTTGGGGAGATAATCAACTAAATTAATTGGATGGACTCAAATTCAAAGCTTTAGCTAAACTAAGTGGAACCAACCATTAAAGTATTGGTATGTTCTGTCACTAATCCAACCATAGATAAATGGAGATTAAATAAACTATTGTCCTGTTCGTTATGACCAAACCATTAAATTGTGATTTCTAAACTGAGCCGACGATTTTGAAAGCAATAGAAATTGGAAAGCAAATAAGCAAAGTAAAGGAGTGTGTCCTCCACACGAATCAACTAAGCCATACATGTATTTCAAATAGtacttcctccgtttcaaaatgagtgtcgctttagacTTTAGCATAgagattaagaaataaaatgaaataatcattgaaTATAACGTTTTTACTAAATTgcccttactttataagaaaaagacaaaattaaagttgcattgaaaattatgtgagagaaaagttggagaATTTATTGAGGATAAAGTTCGAtgagaaaaattaaagttgtattagaaatgtaaagtgacattcattttgaaataatttttttttattaaagcgacactcattttgaaacggagggagtaaatttttaatgaaaagttatGTATTAAATACAGTGAAAATTGTGatagttgactttttaaaaaataattattactaaatatgaagtgcttaaagagtgtcccggacactcgttaacaaaacccattttattattatcttgaATCTTTGATATAAGCTTGTTAACGAGAcccattttattattatcttgaatctttatctttgatataAGCAAATATAAGATAACCACAAAGATAATATTTTACACCACTTGTATTGATCTCCATCTCAATTGAGAGGAGCTATCACACTTTTAGTCCCACAATTTGGACTATTAAATTTTGTGGTTCCtcaaccttttttttcttcttccaaataATTAATGGTAAAGTGCTCTACtaaaaattaagcaaatatATGGGTTGTTACAATAGACTTGAGTTAGTACAGTACAGTTGACCCACCATGGTTAGATCCCTAAAAcaagttttaaatatttttttaaaattagaagaaaaaaattaacacacGTATAAAACCAGAGGAGTGCTAAATATCGCGACAAAGTGTCTCGCGAAGCACCCATGAATTCTATTCTATGTAACCAATTGAATAAGTTTATGGCCGAAAAACACACTAGAGGATGTCGTTCTCATTCATGCCTTCGTGATCAATTTGCTATCCCATTTgttgttatatgtatatatttatatcattttcCATAAAACTTATAAAGTCAGATTTTGTTGAGTTTAAGGTTTGAATTTGGATCATTTGATGTTCAACATTTTTATGTGCAACGTCGGCTTAGTTTAGTGTCCATTGTATGTATTTAGTACTCCTATTAAAGAATGTAGATTATATTATATCAATAAATAAAGATTTCTACATAAACCACTCCAAATAGTTATTTTGCAATTTGGGCAAGTGTTGTAAACTTTTaaatatcatgttttttaaTATCCGACCTATTTAATGTTACTCCTCACCCCAGTAACCTATTAGCTAATGAGAAAATTACACTCACCTCCTTTGAAGTTTATTAAAATGACACACACCCCTTCTAGTTTCAAAACTAACGCTAACCTCTCTAATGTTCTAATGAAATAGACAAACACCTCCCTTCCTTATTAACACCGTTAACTTtccatcaattttcttttttcgatCGGTTTCATGGATCCCTCGGTCACGGTAAAATAGAAAACAACCACCATCGAAGACAACGAACAACAAACCTCAATCATTGCTCACCATTTCGTCCTCTTTCCATTCCATCAACAAGGTGGTCTTGTTCTTGTTCATTGTTGACAAGGTATTTCTAGATCAACCTCTTTTGTCATTGCTTATCTCTGTAGAGAAAAGGACAAATATTTGAAGAtgcttttcaatttcaatattatGTGAAGAATGCTCGTGTTACAAATCCTAACATGGATTTTGCTTGTCAAATTTTACAAGTGTTAGAAAAGAGTTGTAAATGTAAATTCAAATGCAAATGTTAATGCTAGCCTTCAAGTCCTATTTATGTTCTTGGGATGTTATAAAATGGCCCCTCATTCACCTAATGGCCCTCTTAATTGGGTGCCTAAAATGGTGATAAGCCAATAAAACATCAAATGCAAAGCGTTTGTTTCTCGTGGTGCTTTTACTGTTCACGTTTCTTCTGCTACATACATAAGTTTGTATTGTAAAAATTGTAGTTCGGTTACGCAAGATCAGCAGCTACGTTGATCGTTCATTATGAGAAATAAATGCTTCAAATCACAACATATGTGCAAATGATGAGCTAGTTGACTTTTTGGTTGCTCGctctaaaaacaaacaatttgacGGAGAATCAAGGGTGTTAATATAAAAGAGAGgtgttttgtttatttgattgaaatttaaGGGGGTTAGTGTTGGTTTTAAAACTAGAGGGGGTCTAACTGTCATTTTAATAAACCTTAGGGAAGGTAAATGTAATTTTCCCTTAACCAATTTGCGAGATTGTCTTTTACATGAGTTGGGACCACTATCAAGATTGGTAGTCGAGTTCAGCTCCCACATAAGGTGGCGAGCATTACAATGAGTAGGTTCAACTCCTGGTTTTGAAtctcttctcactttttctttgaCTCAGAAACCAATGAAAGATAAAAATCATAGTAACTCTAAGAAAGCTTTCTTTTCCACAAGTTTTCATCCATCCGTTTTTTTTAACTAACTTGGTAATTGCAGCTTTCGCTGTGGAAACTGAACAATATATGACCAATAACAAGCCAAGTAATGGCTATTTGACCAAATTTATAAGTACTAACAATATAAGGCCAAGTAAGTACGATAGCAAAGACGATTCTAAATCTTATACAAGTGCATCACAGTGCTGAtaaaacacaccacataaaaaACTCGAAACAAACAACTACCGTTGTAAACTCTAGGTTCTATTAGATGCTACAATTACTTATGCTGAGCACATAGGCAACTGTTTTCACCTACATCTGATGCTATGCAATACGGTTGAAATGTACCATCTTCAAACCAGGTAGCACGCTTCTGCACAAGCTcgtttagaaaatcatcaagctTCTCAATAGTGACGTTTGGCATCACCACCACATGAGCGATGTTCCCCTTGCATGCTAACTGCCACTTGCGTATAAATTCTTCATCATGTGGTCGCTCAAATACAACCGTGCTGCTAAGCTCATTAAGCATTGCACCAATCCCAGCCTCGATAAGGCGGTCTTTGAAGTAGTGTGCATTCCGCAAGCATTTCTGCACTTCTTTCTGAAAGCCTCTGTATCCTTTCCGGTTCAAGGTATACCAAAGGAATATGGGAGCATGGCCATTTCGACTACCCATGATAGTCGCATCCCTAGAAGCAAGGTATTCCACATTCCTGGAAAGAGCATTAATATGCTCCAATCTTGTTATCTGCACACCACAAGGCATTGGGCACCCCACAAATTTGTGGCCAGAAACACTGACACTGCCAATAGGCTTCTTAAAAGTAACTTTTGGAGCCTGACAAagcacaatttattttttattaaataaaatattataaatatcaaCTCTGTCGATGCATATGAAATGGATACAAAATAACAGAATATGGCACGATCCAAGAAACTACAGGAATAGTTCTACTTTTATAAAGCTAGCAGCCAAACAATCACATATCGTCCAACATAGATGTATTGACAAAGAAGCAACAAACTTAATATtgtctattttttaaatataaccaGGTCAGAATAAAGACAAAATTCTCAGacttaaatttgaaataagGGGTGCCATTTCTTCTGAATGTAAATAGTCACCAATAGTCATGCTCATATTTGCATAAATTAGGCTAATCAATAAGCATTAGAAAAGCAACTCAACTATAATATATGAACAAAGTTTGATCATATAATAATTGGAATAAGGTCTACGAATATGACCTTATTGCTAAAGTGAAAATGCAGAACAAGCTGGGTAAGATAGAAAGGGCATGCATGGAAGAACCAAAATGCAGTGTACaaatatcaaatatgcaaacaaccaaaacaaatgGCAATGACACATCAACATTCTCTATCAGAACATATGGAGATAGCAGATGGAGGTTTCAGCATTATATCTCACATGTTACATGATTTATTCATGGTAACATTAGCACTTACTCGTTTCACAAAAGGCATCATGAGACCAAACAAAGCTCCATCAACGTGGATGTAGAACCTGTCCTGTGAAAACCCAGCTTCTTCAAGTTTTTGTATGACCAGATCAAGATCATCCACAGCTCCTTTCACAGTTGTACCTGCAAAATTTCAGTTCTATGAGCCAGAACCAAAAGAATGAAGATGAGGGGAGGCATGGGACTATTGGATAGACAGTGTAGAGAAACTTACCTATGTTCACATTTATAATTGCTGGTTTGTCTTGGTGGCGAAGAAGTTTGGCCttgaaatcatcacaatcaATCTCGCCAGAATTAAGAGTCTCAACCTTTTCACATTCCATTCTGTACATACGGGCAgctttaaaaattgaataatgtgACTCTCGTGAGGCATACAAAATCCCATCTGGTAATACCTCTCTCCTGCAAAAGTCatttaaaccatattttagGTTCTTtacaaacttttaaaataattaagcaGATAAATTTAACTGAAACTAACCCAACTAAGATGCCGTGGAGATTGCCTTCTGTGCCACAGTTTGTTATATACCCCCAGTACTCATTTTTCTCCAGTTCCCACAATCTGGCAAACCAATCCAGAACACCAACTTCAAACTGCCGGGAGTGGACACCGTAATTGCTTTCAATGAAAGGATCTCCAAGGTTGTTTATGGAAAAGTGCTGAAGTTGAGAGAGTGCGCCATAATCGAAATCCAAATTGTAGGGGTAGCCTGCAAtagatttttcataaattaaatgagATGCTAGGCCGAATTAACTACAGAGATTAGTTGAAGAAATGAGCTTCAACGGATACacaaacaacaaccaagtcaTATCTCAGCAAGTACATGGATCAAATGCCGCCATAATATTCT
Proteins encoded in this window:
- the LOC11420631 gene encoding serine decarboxylase 1, which encodes MAMLPYSFEKEVQKCLRNAHYFKDRLIEAGIGAMLNELSSTVVFERPHDEEFIRKWQLACKGNIAHVVVMPNVTIEKLDDFLNELVQKRATWFEYGTFQPYCIASDVGENSCLAYVLIISNWSI
- the LOC11425129 gene encoding vacuolar iron transporter homolog 4, which translates into the protein MAEIQHHHAATLARSESKVYNMDVEKKGEEENDEKDYTQRAQWLRAAVLGANDGLLSTASLMMGVGAVTKDVKTMILTGIAGLVAGACSMAIGEFVSVYSQYDIEFAQMKRQGNISQKDKLPNPYYAAFASAIAFAVGAFVPLLGAAFVKDYKVRLGVVVGVVSLALFGFGLLSAVLGKAPLVKSSLRVLIGGWLAMSLTFGLTKLVNHVVV
- the LOC11423584 gene encoding serine decarboxylase: MVGSADVLVNGLSTNGAVELLPDDFDVSAIIKDPVPPVVAADNGIGKEEAKINGGKEKREIVLGRNIHTTCLEVTEPEADDEITGDRDAHMASVLARYRKSLTERTKYHLGYPYNLDFDYGALSQLQHFSINNLGDPFIESNYGVHSRQFEVGVLDWFARLWELEKNEYWGYITNCGTEGNLHGILVGREVLPDGILYASRESHYSIFKAARMYRMECEKVETLNSGEIDCDDFKAKLLRHQDKPAIINVNIGTTVKGAVDDLDLVIQKLEEAGFSQDRFYIHVDGALFGLMMPFVKRAPKVTFKKPIGSVSVSGHKFVGCPMPCGVQITRLEHINALSRNVEYLASRDATIMGSRNGHAPIFLWYTLNRKGYRGFQKEVQKCLRNAHYFKDRLIEAGIGAMLNELSSTVVFERPHDEEFIRKWQLACKGNIAHVVVMPNVTIEKLDDFLNELVQKRATWFEDGTFQPYCIASDVGENSCLCAQHK